Within Streptomyces sp. NBC_00704, the genomic segment CGATGACGTACGGCGTCCAGCGCTCGCCGGCCTCCTGGTCGAAGTAGGAGAGGTCCTGGCCGGAGGCCTTGGCGTGGGCGGAGAGGTCGTAGTCGGTGCGGTTGGCGACGCCCTCCAGCTCACCCCACTCGTTGCCGCCGAACTGGAAGCGGTACTCGATGTCGGCGGTGCGCTTGGAGTAGTGGGAGAGCTTCTCCTTGGGGTGGTCGTACCACCGCATGTTCTCCTCGCGCATGCCCAGGCCGGTGTACCAGTTCCAGCGCTGCTCCATCCAGTACTCCTGCCACTTCTCGTCCTCGCCCGGCTTGACGAAGAACTCCATCTCCATCTGCTCGAACTCGCGGGTGCGGAAGATGAAGTTGCCGGGCGTGATCTCGTTGCGGAAGGACTTGCCCATCTGGGCGATGCCGAACGGGGGCTTGCGGCGCGAAGTGGTCTGCACCTGGGCGAAGTTGGTGAAGATGCCCTGGGCGGTCTCGGGGCGCAGGTAGGCGATGGAGCCGGTGTCCTGCGTGGGGCCGAGGTGGGTGGAGAGCAGGCCCGAGAACTGCTTGGGCTCGGTGAACTGGCCCTTGTTGCCGCAGTTGGGGCAGTTCACGTCCGCCAGGCCGTTGGCCGGCGGGCGGTTGTGCTTGGCCTCGTACGCCTCTTCCAGGTGGTCCGCGCGGAACCGCTTGTGGCAGGAGGTGCACTCGGTCAGCGGGTCGGAGAAGGTGGCGACGTGACCGGAGGCCACCCAGACCTCGGGGGCCAGGATGACGGACGAGTCGATGCCGACCACGTCCTCGCGCGACGTCACCATGTAGCGCCACCACTGGCGCTTCAGGTTCTCCTTGAGCTCGACACCGAGCGGTCCGTAGTCCCAGGCGGCCTTCTGGCCGCCGTAGATCTCACTGCACGGGAATACGAAGCCACGGCGCTTGCTCAGGCTGACGATGGTGTCGATCTTGTCGGCGGCCACGGTGCTCTCTTCATAACGACGACGGGCGACGAAGCGAGGTGCTTCCAGCGAAGACTTCAGGGTACCGGCGGGGACTCCCCCTCGACCAAATCGGGCCCCCGCTCACCGGGGCCATACCGCAGCCCTTCGGGCTTACCGGGCCGTTACCCCTTCCCTGGCGCTCCCTCGGCGGCCCCTTGCCACCCCCTGGCCGCTCCCCTGCCGCCCCTTACCGCCCCCTTGCCGCTCCCTTGTCGGCCAGCTTGTTGACAACGGTTTCCATATTTGTTGAAAATGAGTGTCATGAACGTACGGCGACTCATATCCGGCACGGCCGTCGCGGCGGCCACCGCCCTCGGTCTCGGCTCCCTCTCCGCCTGCTCCTCCGACAGCGCGGCCGCGGCCGGCACGGACAAGTTCGACGTCGTCGCGTCGTTCTACCCGATGGCCTTCCTCGCCGAGCGCATAGGCGGCGACCACGTCCACGTCACCAGCCTCACCGAGCCCGGCCAGGAACCGCACGACCTGGAGATCAGCGCCAAGCAGACCGCCGCGCTCCAGGAGTCCGACGCGGTCCTCTACCTCAAGAACCTCCAGCCCTCCGTCGACGACGCCGTGGCCCAGTCCGGGCCCAGGACCAGGATCGACGCCGCTTCCCTCACCACGCTGGAGAAGCACGGCAACGAGGTCGGCGGCCACGCGGCCGAGCACGACGACCACGAGAACGAGGAGCTGTCCGGCCTCGACCCGCACATCTGGCTCGACCCCGTGCGGTACTCCCAGGTCGCCGAGGGCGTCGGCAAGGCCTTCGAGAAGGCCGACCCCGGCCACGCGGCCGACTACAAGGCCAACACCGCGGCCCTGGTCAAGCAACTCGGCGACCTGAACACCGAGTTCGAGAAGGGCCTCGCGAACACGCGGACCAAGGTCTTCGTCACCACCCACGCCGCCTTCGGCTACCTCGCCGAGCGCTACGGCCTGACCGAGGAGGCCATCAACGGCCTCGACCCCGAGTCGGAGCCCAGCGCCGCCCGCGTCAGGGAGCTTGAGAAGATGACCAGGGCCGACGGCGTCACCACCGTGTTCTACGAGACGCTCGTCAGCGACAAGACCGCGAAGACCATCGCCGGCGACGCCGGACTGAAGACGGACGTCCTCGACCCGATCGAGGGCATCACGGACAAGTCCCGCGGCAAGGACTACTTCTCGGTCCAGCGGGCGAACCTCAAGGCTCTGCAGACGGCCCTGGGAACCAAATGACCACCACGGAGGGCGTCATGGACGCGAAGGCCGAGCCCGTCATCTCCCTGCGCGGGGTCCGCGCCGAGCTGGGCTCGCGCCCCGTCCTGCGGGGAGTCGACCTCACCGTGCGGCGCGGCGAGGTCGTCGCCCTGCTCGGCGCGAACGGCTCCGGCAAGTCGACCGCCGTGCGCAGCGTCATCGGGCAGGTGGCGATCGGCGCGGGCGAGATCGAGCTGTTCGGCGTCCCGCACCGCCGGTTCCGGCACTGGGCGCGGATCGGATACGTCCCGCAGCGCACCACGGCCGCGGGCGGCGTCCCCGCCACGGTCACCGAGGTCGTCTCCTCGGGCCGGCTGTCGCGCACCCGCTTCGGCGTCTTCCGCAAGGCCGACCGCGCGGCCGTCCGGCACGCCCTGGAACTGGTCGGCATGGCCGACCGGGCCGGGGACGGCGTCGACTCCCTCTCCGGCGGCCAGCACCAGCGCGTGCTGATCGCCCGCGCGCTCGCCGCCGAACCCGAACTGCTGATCATGGACGAGCCGATGGCCGGCGTCGACCTGGCCAGCCAGGAGGTCCTGGCGCACACCCTGCGCGAACAGGTCGCGGCGGGCACGACCGTCCTGCTGGTCCTGCACGAACTGGGCCCCCTGGAGCCCCTCATCGACCGGGCCGTCGTCCTGCGCGACGGCTGCGTGCTGCACGACGGGCCGCCCCCGCGCGCCGTCGGACAGCATGCCCTCCCCGGCCACGACCATGTGCACCCGCACGCACCCGCGGGGGCCGAACCGATCCGCACGGGACTGCTGAGCTGATGGACTTCCTGAACTACGCCTTCATGCAGCGGGCGCTGCTCGCCGCGGTCCTCGTCGGCATCACCGCCCCCGCCGTCGGCATCTACCTCGTCCAGCGCCGTCAGGCCCTCATGGGCGACGGCATCGGCCACGTCGCCATGACCGGCGTCGGCCTCGGCTTCCTGCTCTCCTGGTCCCCGGTCTGGATGGCCACGGCCGTCTCCGTCCTGGGCGCGGTGATCATGGAACTCATCCGCTGGTACGGCAGGACCCGCGGCGACATCGCCCTCGCCATGCTCTTCTACGGCGGAATGGCCGGCGGCGTGATGTTCATCAACCTCGCGCCGGGCGGCTCCAACGCCAACCTGACCTCGTACCTCTTCGGCTCGCTGTCCACGGTGTCGGAGTCGGACGTGACGGCGATCTGCCTGCTCGCGGCCTTCGTCGTCCTCGTCACCCTCGGCCTGCGCCGCCAGCTGTTCGCCGTCAGCCAGGACGAGGAGTTCGCCCGCGTGACCGGCCTGCCCGTGCGCGCCCTGAACCTGCTGACCGCGGTCACCGCGGCGGTGACCGTCACCGTGGCGATGCGCGTGGTGGGCCTGCTGCTGGTGTCGGCCCTGATGGTCGTCCCGGTGGCCGCCGCCCAGCAGCTCAGCCGCAGCTTCGCCGCGACCTTCGCGGTCGCGGTCGCCATCGGCGTGACGGTCACCATCGGCGGCACGGTCACCTCGTACTACCAGGACGTCCCGCCCGGCGCGACGATCGTGCTGCTGACCATCGCCGCGTTCGTCGCGCTGAGCGTGCTGGCCGCCCCGCTGGCCCGCCGCCGCGCCCGCGCCCTGGCCGCGGCGCAGCCCGCGGGCGACCCCGCCGAGTGCGCGATTCCGGCCACCCGCGCCCCCGGCGACGAAGTCGGCGTCTGACCGCGCACAGGCCGGGCTGGCACAATGGCCCGGCAAGCCGCAGACGTGAGGAGACAACGGTGACGACCGCTGGACCGCCCGTGAAGGGCCGCGCCACCCGGCAGCGCGCCGCCGTGGCGGCGGCGCTCGACGAGGTGGACGAGTTCCGCAGCGCGCAGGATCTGCACGACATGCTCAAGCACAAGGGCGACTCGGTCGGCCTGACCACCGTCTACCGCACCCTCCAGTCCCTCGCCGACGCGGGCGAGGTCGACGTCCTGCGCACCTCGGACGGCGAGTCCGTGTACCGGCGCTGCTCCACCGGCGAACACCACCACCACCTCGTCTGCCGGGTCTGCGGCAAGGCCGTGGAGGTGGAGGGCCCGGCGGTCGAGAAGTGGGCCGAGGCCATCGCCGCCGAGCACGGCTACGTGAACGTGGCCCACACCGTCGAGATCTTCGGCACCTGCGCGGACTGCGCGGCCACCCCCACGGCCTGACTACCGGGTCGGCCGGTCGGTTCGGCCGGTCGGTTCGGCCGGTCGGTTCGGCCGGTCGGTTCGGCCGGTCGGTTCGGCCGGTCAGGTCGGCCGGTCAGGTCGGCCGGTCGGTTCGGCCGGTCAGGTCGGCCGGTCGGGTCGGTCCGGTGGTCAGACGCGGCGCAGCCGGCTGTCCAGCAGGGCGCGCAGGCGGTCGACGTCCTCCGGTGTGCGGGCGCCCCCCTTCACCAGGACGATCGCGCAGTGGCCGGCCTTGTCGGGGCTGCGCAGGGCGAAGACCCGCGCCGACTCCGCGTAGCTGCCGTAGTTGGCCCAGCCCATGCGCAGGTCGGCGTGGGCGCTCAGCGTGCGGACGCCCTCCGGGCCGACGGTGACCTGGACCCGGCCGTGGTGCCGGTTCGCCTTCAGCAGCTGCCCGGCCGACAGACGCGGCGCGAAGTACATCAGCACCGGCCACAGCGTGAACATCACGCCGAACGACACCCCGCCCGCGTCGTCGCCGCGCACGCCCAGGACGAGGACCGCGATTCCGGCCAGCGCGACGCACGCCAGGAAGACCGGCCGGTGGATCAGACCCACCCGGCCGTTCTTGCGGGACACCAGCCGGACGGCGTCCTCCATGTCCGCGAGACCGTGCTCGTACTCCAGCACCACCGTCTCCTCGCGCACTCCGACGCCCTGCTCCTCGCCCATGGCCCCTCCCCGGTCCCTGCGATGACGAGCCGTGATCGTAACGGCCGGGCGCAGGGCCCCCACGCGCGGGGCGGACCCCCGCCGCCCCGCCGCGTGACCTGCCACATCGCCTGCGGCGCGACCTGCGGCGTGGCCCGCCGCGGGGCTTCAGGAACCGGCGGCGCCCCGCTCCGAGGAGTTCCCCTCCAGGGACAGCAGCACCTCGTTGGGGGTGGCGCCGCCGAAACGGCGGTCCCGGGAGGCGAACTCCACGCACGCGCGCCACAGATCGCGGCGGTCGAAGTCCGGCCACAGGACGTCCTGGAAGACCATCTCCGCGTACGCGCTCTGCCAGATCAGGTAGTTGGAGATGCGCTGCTCGCCGCTCGGCCGCAGGAACAGGTCGACGTCCGGCATGTCCGGGTAGTACAGGTACTTCGCGAGGGTCTTCTCGGTGACCTTGGACGGGTCGAGCCGGCCCGCCTTCACGTCCTCCGCGAGCGCCTGCGCGGCGTCCGCGATCTCCGCCCGCCCGCCGTAGTTCATGCAGAAGTACAGAGTGAGGCGGTCGTTGTCCTTGGTCTGCTCCTGGGCGACCTGGAGCTCCTTGGCGACCGACTTCCACAGCTTGGGCATCCGGCCCACCCAGCGCACCCGGATGCCCAGCTCGTCGAGGGTGTCGCGGGTCTTGCGGATGAAGTCGCGGTTGAAGTTCATCAGGAAGCGGACCTCGTCGGGCGAGCGCTTCCAGTTCTCGGTGGAGAAGGCGTACAGCGAGATGTTGCGCACCCCCATCTCCACCGCGCCCTGGAGCACGTCGAGGACCTGCTCGGCGCCGACCTTGTGGCCCTCGGTGCGCGGCAGCCCGCGCTCCTTGGCCCAGCGGCCGTTGCCGTCCATGACGATCGCCACGTGCTCGGGAACCAGCTCGCCGGGAAGCCTGGGCGGGCGAGCACCCGACGGGTGCGGCTCCGGAGTCCTGTACTCCCGACGCTGCCGCCCCAGGAACCCGCGTACCACCATGTGCCTCTCGTCTCCTTCGACTTCCGCTTGCTTATTTCTCGACGTACCGAAGGGAGCGCAGCCCGCGCTCCAGATGCCAGTGCAGATACGCGGACACCAGTCCGCTGCCCTCCCGGACGTGGCGCGGCTCGCACGCGTCCGCCGTCTCCCAGTCTCCCGTGAGCAGCGCGCCCAGGAGGACCAGGGTCTGCGGCGAGGGCACGACGCTGCCGGCCACCCGGCAGTCGGCGCAGACGGAGCCGCCGGCGGCGACGGAGAAGAACCGGTTCGGGCCGGGCATCCCGCACCTGGCGCAGTCGCCGAAGCTGGGCGCGTACCCGTTGACGGCCAGCGACCGCAGCAGGAACGCGTCCAGGACGAGGTGGGGGGCGTGCTCGCCGCGGGCGAGGGTCCGCAGGGCGCCCACGAGCAGCAGGTACTGCTGCACGGCCGGCTCGCCCTCGTGGTCGGTGAACCGCTCGGCGGTCTCCAGCATGGCCGTGCCCGCCGTGTAGCGGGCGTAGTCGGTCACGATGCCGCCGCCGTAGGGGGCGATGATCTCGCTCTGCGTGCACAGCGGCAGCCCGCGGCCGACCAGCTCGCTGCTGCCCCGTGCGAAGAACTGCACGTCGACGTGGGAGAACGGTTCGAGACGGGCCCCGAACTTCGACTTCGTGCGCCGCACCCCCCGCGCCACGGCCCGCACGCGCCCGTGCCCGCGCGTCAGCAGCGTGATGATGCGGTCGGCCTCGCCCAGCTTCTGGGTGCGCAGGACGATGCCGTCGTCCCGGAAGAGACTCATCGCACACCCCCGCCGGGGGCCCGCCGGGGCCGCCGGCCGCCGCCCGGGCGCGGCAGGGCGCGCCCCGCCTCCCCCGGGTGCCGGGGGCGCGGCACGGCGCCGTCGTCGCGGAACAGGCTCATGGCCCCATTCTCGCCTACGCCGGGAGGGTGGTGTGCCCGCCCGTGGCGATCCCGCGACGATCCCGCGGCGGGCGCGCGCAACCGCGCGTGCGGGCCGGGGCGTCCGTGTACAGGGAAACGACTTCTGTGTTCCCGACGGACGGAGAGAACGATCTCAGCCTCGACCACCCGCCGCACCCTGCTCACCGCCGGCGCGGGCGCCGGCGCCGCCCTGCTGGCCGCCGCCCCCGCACGGGCCGCCGCCGGCCCCGGCCACCGGGCCGACCCCGTCGTCGCCCGCCTGCGCGACCTGGAGTCCCGGCACGGCGCCCGGCTCGGCGTCTTCGCCTACAACGTCCGCACCCGCCGCCAGGTCCGCCACCGCGCCGACGAGCTCTTCCCCGTCTGCTCCCTGTTCAAGACGCTGGCGGTGGCGGCCGTCCTGCGGGACCTGCCCGCGTCGGCGCCGGACCGGCGCGTCCACTACACGGCCGACGACGTCGTGGAGAACTCGGAGATCACCAAGAACCACGTGGCCGACGGCATGACGATCGCGGAACTGTCCGCCGCGGCGATCCAGCACAGCGACAACACGGCGGGCAACCTGCTGCTGCGCGAGCTGGGCGGCCCCGCCGCGGTCACCCGCTTCGCGCGCTCGGTCGGCGACCGCGTCACCCGCCTCGACCGCTGGGAGCCCGACCTCAACTCGGCCGAGCCCGGCCGCATCACGGACACCACGAGCCCGTACGCGATCGCGCGCACCTACGCCCGGCTGGTCCTCGGCGACGCCCTGTCCGCCCCCGACCGGCGCCGTCTGACCGACTGGATGCTCGGCACGGTCACCAGCGCCAACCGCTTCCGCGCCGGCCTCCCCCCGACCTGGACGATCGCCGACAAGACCGGCGGCGGCTCCTACGGCGCGAACAACGACGCCGGCATCGCCTGGACCCCGGACGGCACCCCGATCGTCCTCGCCGTCCAACTCACCAAGCCCACCCCCGACGCCCCCTACGACCACACCCTGATCGTGGAGACGGCGGGGGTGGTGGCGGGGGCGCTGGGCTGAGGGTCAGCGCGGGCGGGTGAACCGTTCCGGTCACGGCGCCGGCGACCGTCGGTAGGATCGAATCGGCTTGGGGAGCAGGGCCGTCGAAGGCGCACGGGGGGCTGTCGCCCGCCTGCGTCGCCGGACGCAGCGAGGGGGCGCGGGCGGAGTGGCCGCATTATCGACCCGGAAGGCGCACGCAGGCGATCTGCCGGGAGTCGCAGGGCTGTTGACGGAGACCTGCGATGCCGCGGACGTGCTGCCGTCGGCCCTGCTGACCGAGTCGATCGCCGCGGACCTGGTCCGCGTGGCGGAGTCGGACGGTGAGATCGTGGGATGCGCCGTGGCGGAGCGGCCCGCACCGGGCCACGTCCGCCTGTCGGTGATCGCCGTCCGTGCGGGCCTGCGCCGGCAGGGGGTGGCCCTTCGTCTCCTGGACGCACTGTCGCAGCGGATCTCGGAACTGCCGGGCCCGGTACCGCTGTTCTCGGCCGTGGTCGACACCGCCGAGCCGGCCCTGTCGAAACTCCTGCTGCGGAGCGGCTTCATCGGCACGCGCGTCATGCGCACCAGCCGTGAACCCGACGGCATCTGTCTGCACTACCAGCACAAGAGCCGCGTCGAGTACGTCGACCCCGACACGCGCTATTTGGTGCCCTTACGGGCGCGGGCGCAGCTGATCGAGTCCCTCGCGCCCCGCGACCAGGCCGTGACCGCCCTGGTGTCCCTGCGGGGGGAGCCGGCGGTGGAGGTCACCCGCTTCGAACAGGACGACCCCGCGACCCTCCAGTCCGGTGAGGCGGCGGCCGGCATAGCCTTCTCCGGCTCGATCCTGGCGGCCATCACCTTCCTCCTCGGCTTCGCCTTCACCTCGACGCGCTTCCCCGACGACGTGCGTCTCCTGCTGATCGGCGCGACGTTCAGCACCGTGCTGTCCCTGATCGTCTACGCCAGCGCCTCGGGAGAGCTGGCGCGCATCCACTCGAACACGTTCGGGAAGATCATGAAGTACGGCAACGTCCTCTCCGAATACGGCGGTGTGCTGCCCTTCCTCATCTCCCTGCCCGTGACCTACGCCCAGGCCAGCGGAGATCCCCGGACGACCATGGTCCTCGCCGCGCTGCTGAGCGCGGGCCTCGCCTGGTACGAGTGGTCCGAGTTCTCCATCGCCCACCGCTTCCGCCGCAGTCCGGCCGAGGTCGCCCTCATGGCGTTCACCGCGGCCTCGCCGCTCGTCGGCGCGGCGATCATCGCGACGAAGACCACCAGTTGGCCGTGGACGGCGGCCCTTGCCTGCGCACTGGCGGCGCGGACCTGGCTGTATCTCTACCGGCGAGGTCCCGAGGCGGGGACGGCCGGACGCAGGCAGTGGCAGATCCGCGAGTGAGCCGGGGCGGCTACCCCGCCGCGCGGAGCAGATCGACGGCCTCGGCGGCACATCCCCAGGACAGGGTCAGTCCGGCGCCGCCGTGACCGTAGTTGTGCAGCAGCAGCGCGTCGCCGCGGCGCTCCGTCTCCAGCCGGACCTCGGGCCTTACCGGCCTGAGCCCCACACGGTGTCCGACCACCCGGGCCCCGGCCAGGGAGGGTTCGACCTCCGCACAGCGCCGGACGATCTCCCGGGCGGCCGCCGGGTCGGGACGCAGATCCCAGCTCCCCCAGTCCGAGGTGCCGCCCAGCACCACCACGTCGGACTGGGGGTAGAGGTAGGTGAGTTCCTCGGCGTCGGGGGTGTCGTCGCAGAAGAAGGTCCGGATGCCGGGGTTCTCGACGACGACGAGCTGGCCTCGCACGGCCTGGACGGACGGATCGCCGGCCAGGGCGCGCGAGCCGGTTCCCGTGCAGTTCACGACGACGGGCGCCTCCGCCAGCGCCTCGTCGAGCGAATCGTGCCGGTACCGGCGCAACCGGCCGCCGGCGGCGGTCAACCGGTCGACGAGACGGGCCAGATAGGCGGGCATGTCGACGACGGGAGCGCGGTAGCGCCATCCCTCGGCGTATCCCGGTCGCAGCTCGCCCGGATCGCACGGCACGGCGTCCACCCAGGGGGCCCAGGCGGGCACGTCCCGCGGCACACGCGATTCGTGCGTGCCCTCGACGAGACGGACACCCGTCCGGGCGTCGGCGCCGAGCCCCACGAGGACCCGGAGCGTTTCCCTGCTCCAGCGCTCCACCAGGTCGGCGGGTTCGGCCAGGAACGGATCCCAGGAGGCGCCCGCGGCGGCCGAGGTCGTGTCGGCGGGGAGCAGTTCGGCGTCGACCCGCACGGCATGGCCCGCTTCCGCGAGGAGCACCGCCGTGGTGAGTCCGATCACGCCCGCGCCGATCACTACCACCGGTGCCGGCACGTCGCCTCCTCGGGTCGGGGCCGCGGTCCCCGTGGCCGCCGCGTCCGCGGGACGGCAGTCTAGCCGCGGCCCGTGCCGTCGCCGGTAAGGCCGAACCGCCGCACATACCCCCGCTGCCAAGGTGTCTCCACCGCGCGGGGGTGGTAGTTGTCGCGGACGAAGCGCACTGCTCTCTCGGGCGGTACGCCGTCCAGTACCGCCAGGCAGGCGAGCGCCGTGCCGGTGCGGCCGCGGCCTCCGTGGCAGGCGATCTCCACGCGTTCGCCGGCCGCGCGGCGCCAGGCCTCGGTGAGGGCCGCGCGGGCGTCCCGGCGGTCGGCGGGGAGGCGGAAGTCGGGCCAGCGCAGCCAGCGGGACTCCCAGGGGGCGCGTTCGGGGCGGGCGCCGAGCAGGTAGAGGCCGTACGCCGGGGCCGGCGCCGTCGGGTCCAGCGGGTGGCGCAGGCCGCGGCCGCGGACCAGGCGGCCTGACGGCAGTTCCAGCACTCCGGGGTCGCCGGCGCACCAGGCCCACGCGTGGTTCTCCATCACTCCATTCGAACATCGTCACGGCGGCCGGGCAACCGATTCCGTCCGACCGGTGGTCTGGAGGGCGAGGAGGGTGCTTGATGCAGGCCGAACAAGAGGACCGGTTCCAGGAGTTCGTCAGAGCGCGCTGGTCCCGGCTCGTGCGGACCGCGTATCTGCTCACGGGCGACGTCCACCACGCGGAGGACCTGACGCAGACCGCGCTGGCGAAGGCGTACCGGTCGTGGCGGCGGATATCGCGCAGCGACAACCCGGAGGCCTACGTCCGGCGGATGCTGGTCAGCTGCAACAGCGACCGGTTCCGCAAGCGCAGGGTCGTCGAGGCGCTGACCGCGGCGCCGCCCGAGCGGGCGGGCCGGGACGAGGGCGCGGGACGGGTCGAGGAGCGGGGCTCCCTGATGGCGGGACTGGCCCAACTCCCGCCGAAGCAGCGGGCGGTGGTGGTGCTCCGGTACTGGGAGGACCTGTCGGAGGCGGAGGTGGCCGAGGTGCTGGGCTGCTCGCAGGGGACGGTCAAGAGCCAGGCGTCGAAGGGGCTGGCGAAGCTGCGCTCGTATCCGGGGCTGACCGCCGGCCGCACCGCGTCCGGCAGCCGGACGCAGCCCCCGTCCGAGCCTCGGCCCCGGCCCCGGCCGCAACCGCAGCCGCAGCCGCAGCCGCAGGGAGGCAGCAGGTGAACGAGCCTTACGAACACCGAGAGTTGGAGGAGCTGATGCGTGAGATGCTCGCGCAGGACGCGTACACGATCCAGCCCGCCCCGGCGCCCTACCCGGCGATCCGCCGGCGTGGACTGGCCGAGCGGCGGCGGCGCGTGGCGGTGACCGGGGCGGCGCTGGCAGCGCTGGCCGCGGTGCCGGTGGGGGCGTACGCCGTGAACGGCGGGGGCGGGGGCCGGGGCGCCGACACGGCAGCGCCGCACCCGTCGGTGAGCGCCACGCACGACCGGACGGCGAGCCCGTCCCCCGCGCCGGACGGCCCGGCGCGGCCCGCCACGAAGGGGCAGTTGCTCGACGGGATCACCTTCGAGCAGGCCGCGGACGGGCTGAAGGAGTGCCTGCGGGCCGAGGGCGGGCACGCGGGCGGCGCCCGTGATCTGGGCAGGGCGAAGGACTACCGGATCGTCCTGGCGCTCAGGAGCACCGGGGACTCCAACAGCCCCGGCGACGGCTTCAACGTCGTCGCGGTGAAGGAGAAGCCGGCCGGTTTCCGGGTGGTGTGCACCCTCGAGGACGGGGTGGCCTCGGGCATCAGCGTCAGTTCGAGCGACGCCGGGCCGCCGGACGCGGGTCCGGTCCTGCCCGACGTCAACGGCGGCAAGCTGTACCAGCAGTCGTTCATCGACAAGGGCCACTGGAAGCTGCCGTTCCGCTGGGGGGTCATCGGCACGGTGGAGCCGTCGGTCGCCAAGGTGACCGTCTCCTACGGGGACAGCCGTACGACGGCCGTCCTGGACGGAGAGTGGTTCGTCGCCGCGGGCACGCTGAACCGGCAGGTCACCCTCGCCCCGCACATCAAGGGCTACGACACGGCGGGCAAGCTCGTCTACGACTCCGACACGGACAGCACGTACCAGCGGACGCTGCCGTAGGGCGGCGGGACGGCGGGGCAGCGGGGCAGCCGGGCACTCCCCCAGGGCTCGCAGCCCCCGGACCCGCAGCCCGTAACGCCGCCGCCCCGGCCCGGCCCCCGGCCCGCCCGCCCGTGCCGTTCAGGTCGTTCCCGGTGACACCAGCCCCGACTCGTAGGCCACGATGACCAGTTGGGCCCGGTCGCGTGCGCCCAGCTTGCCCATGATGCGGCTGACATGGGTCTTCGCGGTGAGCGGGCTGAGGCCCAGCGTCTCGGCGATCTCGGTGTTGGTCAGTCCCCGGGCGACCAGGGCGAGCACCTCGCGCTCGCGTTCGGAGAGTCCTTCCGGGCCGCCCACGGGGGGCGGTCCGGCGGGGCCGCGCAGGAACCGGGCGATCAGCCGCGCGGTCGGGCCGGGCGACAGCAGGGCCTCGCCCGCGGCGATCGTGCGGATGGCGTCGAGGAGGTCGGCGGGGCGGGTGTCCTTCACCAGGAATCCGGAGGCGCCCGCGCGCAGCGCCTCGACGATGTTCTCGTCGGTGTCGTAGGTGGTCAGGACGAGGACGCGGACGCCGGTCAGCTCGTCGTCGGCGGCGATCAGCCGGGTCGCCTCGATGCCGTCGAGGTCGGGCATGCGGATGTCCATCACGACGAGGTCGGGGCGGGTCTCGCGGGCCAGCCGCACCGCTTCCCGGCCGGTGCCGGCCTGGCCGACCACCGCCATGTCCGGCGCGGACTCCACGAGCATCGCGAACGCGGCCCGGACCAGCGTCTGGTCGTCCGCGAGCAGGATTCTGAGCCCGCTCACCGGGCGGCCTCCGTCGGCAGTACGGCACACACCTCGAACCCCTCCCCGTCGCCGTTCCTCGGTCCCGCCCGCAGCGTGCCGCCCACACTGCGCGCCCTCTCCCGCATGCCGGTGAGCCCGAAGCCGGGCGGACCGGCATCCGCGCCGCCGCTGTCCCCGCTGTCCCCGCCGATCCCACCGGTTCCGCTGCTCCGGCTGTTCCCGCCGGTCCCGCCGGCTTCCTCGCCGTCGCCGTCGCCGTCGTACTTCACGGCGCCCGTGCCGTCGTCGGTGACCGTGATCCGCAGCGCGCCCTCCCGCTCGTCCACCCGTACGGCGATCGCGAGGCCGGCCCGCCCGCCGTGGCGGACCGCGTTCGTCAGCGCCTCCTGCACGATCCGGTAGGCGGCCGCGCCCACCGCGGGCGGCACCTTCCCGGCGTTCAGCGACAGTTCGGCGCGCGCCCCCGCCGTCCGGGCGCTCTCCACGAGGTCGGGC encodes:
- the bla gene encoding class A beta-lactamase produces the protein MAPFSPTPGGWCARPWRSRDDPAAGARNRACGPGRPCTGKRLLCSRRTERTISASTTRRTLLTAGAGAGAALLAAAPARAAAGPGHRADPVVARLRDLESRHGARLGVFAYNVRTRRQVRHRADELFPVCSLFKTLAVAAVLRDLPASAPDRRVHYTADDVVENSEITKNHVADGMTIAELSAAAIQHSDNTAGNLLLRELGGPAAVTRFARSVGDRVTRLDRWEPDLNSAEPGRITDTTSPYAIARTYARLVLGDALSAPDRRRLTDWMLGTVTSANRFRAGLPPTWTIADKTGGGSYGANNDAGIAWTPDGTPIVLAVQLTKPTPDAPYDHTLIVETAGVVAGALG
- a CDS encoding GNAT family N-acetyltransferase produces the protein MTETCDAADVLPSALLTESIAADLVRVAESDGEIVGCAVAERPAPGHVRLSVIAVRAGLRRQGVALRLLDALSQRISELPGPVPLFSAVVDTAEPALSKLLLRSGFIGTRVMRTSREPDGICLHYQHKSRVEYVDPDTRYLVPLRARAQLIESLAPRDQAVTALVSLRGEPAVEVTRFEQDDPATLQSGEAAAGIAFSGSILAAITFLLGFAFTSTRFPDDVRLLLIGATFSTVLSLIVYASASGELARIHSNTFGKIMKYGNVLSEYGGVLPFLISLPVTYAQASGDPRTTMVLAALLSAGLAWYEWSEFSIAHRFRRSPAEVALMAFTAASPLVGAAIIATKTTSWPWTAALACALAARTWLYLYRRGPEAGTAGRRQWQIRE
- a CDS encoding FAD-dependent oxidoreductase, which codes for MPAPVVVIGAGVIGLTTAVLLAEAGHAVRVDAELLPADTTSAAAGASWDPFLAEPADLVERWSRETLRVLVGLGADARTGVRLVEGTHESRVPRDVPAWAPWVDAVPCDPGELRPGYAEGWRYRAPVVDMPAYLARLVDRLTAAGGRLRRYRHDSLDEALAEAPVVVNCTGTGSRALAGDPSVQAVRGQLVVVENPGIRTFFCDDTPDAEELTYLYPQSDVVVLGGTSDWGSWDLRPDPAAAREIVRRCAEVEPSLAGARVVGHRVGLRPVRPEVRLETERRGDALLLHNYGHGGAGLTLSWGCAAEAVDLLRAAG
- a CDS encoding protein-tyrosine phosphatase family protein translates to MENHAWAWCAGDPGVLELPSGRLVRGRGLRHPLDPTAPAPAYGLYLLGARPERAPWESRWLRWPDFRLPADRRDARAALTEAWRRAAGERVEIACHGGRGRTGTALACLAVLDGVPPERAVRFVRDNYHPRAVETPWQRGYVRRFGLTGDGTGRG
- a CDS encoding SigE family RNA polymerase sigma factor, with product MQAEQEDRFQEFVRARWSRLVRTAYLLTGDVHHAEDLTQTALAKAYRSWRRISRSDNPEAYVRRMLVSCNSDRFRKRRVVEALTAAPPERAGRDEGAGRVEERGSLMAGLAQLPPKQRAVVVLRYWEDLSEAEVAEVLGCSQGTVKSQASKGLAKLRSYPGLTAGRTASGSRTQPPSEPRPRPRPQPQPQPQPQGGSR
- a CDS encoding response regulator transcription factor, with translation MSGLRILLADDQTLVRAAFAMLVESAPDMAVVGQAGTGREAVRLARETRPDLVVMDIRMPDLDGIEATRLIAADDELTGVRVLVLTTYDTDENIVEALRAGASGFLVKDTRPADLLDAIRTIAAGEALLSPGPTARLIARFLRGPAGPPPVGGPEGLSEREREVLALVARGLTNTEIAETLGLSPLTAKTHVSRIMGKLGARDRAQLVIVAYESGLVSPGTT